The following proteins are encoded in a genomic region of Gimesia algae:
- a CDS encoding glycosyltransferase, with product MKSDSPPRLTILMPIHRGLKWISSITATIDRSPVDCRIIVSDITLLDNTLDILEQRNQRDRRITFRRKQGAADWRIHVNELLTMVDSDFFSIMPQDDEFIPGYYESLLTALDSNPSAGLAFGVIDKLDLNKNEKSRMPGVPIPLGQKPAWQEAIYLDQHWNLGIPYRGVVRQKWNQPLPMFPYDFADQIWVFGIALQACLIEVPTAIYLKKYHDENTHSTWTPLSGETRQEVLRNEIKTKLASDPAAMHNALQELNQI from the coding sequence ATGAAATCGGATTCCCCCCCACGTCTGACAATACTGATGCCGATTCACCGTGGTCTGAAATGGATCAGTAGTATTACGGCTACAATCGACCGCAGCCCTGTCGACTGTCGCATCATCGTCAGTGACATCACACTCCTCGACAATACATTAGATATTCTGGAACAACGCAATCAGCGGGACCGCAGGATCACCTTTCGTCGTAAACAGGGAGCCGCTGACTGGCGCATTCATGTCAATGAACTCCTGACCATGGTCGATTCCGATTTTTTTTCTATCATGCCTCAGGACGATGAATTCATTCCCGGCTACTATGAATCACTTCTTACGGCTCTCGATTCAAATCCCTCCGCGGGTCTCGCATTCGGTGTGATTGACAAGCTGGATTTGAACAAAAACGAAAAGTCACGCATGCCTGGGGTCCCCATCCCTCTGGGACAGAAACCAGCGTGGCAGGAAGCAATCTATCTCGACCAGCATTGGAACCTCGGGATCCCATATCGAGGAGTCGTAAGGCAGAAATGGAATCAGCCGCTTCCCATGTTTCCTTATGACTTCGCCGATCAGATCTGGGTCTTTGGAATCGCGCTGCAGGCTTGTCTCATCGAAGTCCCGACAGCGATCTATCTCAAAAAATATCACGATGAAAATACTCACTCGACCTGGACACCGCTCAGCGGTGAAACCAGGCAAGAGGTGCTGCGTAATGAAATTAAAACAAAACTGGCCTCTGATCCAGCAGCCATGCATAACGCTCTACAAGAACTGAACCAGATTTAG
- a CDS encoding GNAT family N-acetyltransferase, with the protein MTSIKKDEPAMTDVIELNEIEALNEFQSDWTRLLSITPGGTFFRSQEWLQVYWKHFAADQKLRVLIVRENGEVTGIVPLCWKKIKSKFGPCRILTFPFDDWGSFYGPVSADQESTWRSALEYLQHSNRDWDLIDLRCVETDGFDGGATERAFQAENMEFEKFLWEQAIYVDLSQTWEEYLSARPRKARQTYTRAERNLQAQGEIEHLRYRPRGEAFGESDPRWDLYEMCEQIAAKSWQGSSTTGTTITHATVNQFFRDSYESAIRAGAFDLNLIFLSGQPAAFSYNFAQNGLINGLRMGYNPEVSDQGLGRLLVGRILHDSMDRGDLLLDVGTGALDAKKYWYTSVENSYRYVYYSPASAIANVLRLSHQVASWFRDRFSSNDTDKIQKVPGQKLQVTQH; encoded by the coding sequence ATGACTTCTATTAAAAAAGATGAGCCCGCCATGACAGATGTGATCGAACTGAATGAAATCGAAGCATTAAATGAATTTCAGAGTGACTGGACCAGACTGCTTTCCATCACGCCGGGGGGGACGTTTTTCCGCTCCCAGGAATGGCTGCAGGTTTACTGGAAACATTTTGCTGCCGATCAGAAACTACGTGTGCTGATCGTGCGCGAGAATGGTGAAGTCACAGGAATCGTGCCGCTCTGCTGGAAAAAAATAAAATCCAAATTCGGGCCTTGTCGGATCTTAACTTTTCCTTTTGATGACTGGGGGAGTTTCTATGGACCGGTTTCGGCTGACCAGGAATCAACTTGGAGATCTGCATTGGAATATCTTCAGCACTCAAATCGCGACTGGGATTTGATCGATCTGCGGTGTGTCGAAACGGACGGGTTTGATGGGGGGGCGACCGAGCGCGCCTTCCAGGCGGAAAATATGGAGTTTGAAAAGTTCCTGTGGGAGCAGGCGATTTATGTGGATCTCAGCCAGACGTGGGAAGAATATCTGTCTGCCCGACCTCGAAAGGCCCGCCAGACCTACACGCGGGCTGAGCGAAATCTGCAGGCACAAGGCGAGATTGAGCATCTGCGATATCGTCCGCGCGGCGAAGCGTTTGGTGAGAGTGATCCACGTTGGGACCTCTATGAGATGTGTGAACAGATCGCCGCAAAGAGTTGGCAGGGATCTTCTACAACAGGAACCACAATCACACATGCGACTGTGAATCAATTTTTTCGAGATTCTTATGAAAGCGCTATACGAGCCGGAGCGTTCGACTTGAACCTGATCTTTCTTTCCGGTCAGCCGGCTGCGTTCAGCTATAACTTTGCCCAGAACGGTCTGATCAATGGTTTGAGAATGGGCTATAACCCTGAAGTCTCCGACCAGGGACTGGGGCGACTGCTGGTGGGGCGCATCCTGCATGACAGTATGGATCGGGGAGATCTGCTTCTGGATGTCGGGACAGGTGCCCTGGATGCCAAGAAATACTGGTATACATCGGTGGAAAACAGCTATCGCTATGTGTATTACTCGCCTGCGTCTGCCATTGCAAATGTTTTACGCCTGAGTCATCAAGTGGCGTCCTGGTTTCGAGATCGGTTTTCCAGTAATGATACTGACAAGATACAGAAAGTCCCTGGCCAGAAATTACAAGTGACTCAACATTGA
- a CDS encoding sialidase family protein yields MSRSAHHRFPVHLLTYCSLCLIFGIVNFPIKAENSPTAPTSPIRVGSVVGGHIHPALCRAANGDLLAVYNENGGGGKELLLARSTDGGLTWSASQPIPMIKECSIYPGSLTTLKSGEIVLHWSCYRVEGERRWRVPQFCTSKDHGVTWAPVTEIPLNDYTNYTCLRHPILELDANHWVCPFYDRTVIYDRSKNTITPFGDGRNHGMVPIVRTSQGTFISGAPQGHAPVPSGKPGNMVYGLLSSDQGQTWQPLQSLPYFGVAGYDLTALKQGSVVLTSILYGVGRDDEWAYELQLSHDAGQTWDKDHAVIIYSPGRPIKGRGWPRTVQIDEETLGTLFYDLDPKQPGGPGVFFIRTPINALQADEH; encoded by the coding sequence ATGTCTCGATCTGCCCACCATCGCTTTCCGGTTCATCTGCTGACATATTGCAGTCTCTGTCTGATTTTCGGAATCGTCAACTTCCCGATCAAAGCAGAGAATTCTCCCACCGCACCAACATCGCCCATTCGAGTTGGATCTGTGGTCGGCGGACACATTCACCCTGCCCTCTGTCGTGCTGCAAACGGTGACCTGCTGGCGGTCTATAACGAAAATGGAGGGGGTGGAAAGGAACTACTGCTCGCGCGGTCTACCGATGGCGGTTTGACCTGGTCGGCCAGTCAACCAATTCCCATGATCAAAGAGTGTTCTATTTATCCGGGCTCACTCACTACACTCAAAAGTGGCGAAATTGTCCTGCACTGGTCCTGCTATCGTGTAGAGGGTGAACGGCGCTGGCGCGTGCCTCAATTCTGCACGTCAAAAGATCATGGCGTGACCTGGGCTCCCGTCACTGAGATTCCGCTGAACGACTATACCAACTACACCTGCCTGCGACACCCGATTCTGGAACTCGATGCCAATCACTGGGTCTGCCCCTTCTATGATCGCACGGTAATTTATGATCGCAGCAAGAATACCATCACTCCTTTTGGCGATGGTCGCAATCACGGCATGGTTCCTATTGTACGAACAAGCCAGGGTACTTTCATCAGCGGAGCGCCACAGGGCCATGCTCCCGTCCCTTCCGGAAAACCAGGCAACATGGTGTATGGACTTCTTTCGAGCGATCAGGGACAAACCTGGCAACCCCTGCAGTCACTCCCCTACTTTGGTGTCGCCGGCTATGACCTGACTGCTCTGAAACAGGGGTCCGTTGTTCTCACTTCGATCCTGTATGGAGTGGGTCGGGATGATGAATGGGCTTATGAGCTGCAACTCTCGCATGATGCAGGTCAGACCTGGGACAAAGACCATGCCGTAATTATTTATAGCCCCGGTCGCCCGATTAAAGGTCGGGGCTGGCCGCGTACTGTGCAAATTGATGAGGAGACACTGGGCACCCTGTTTTACGATCTGGATCCCAAGCAACCCGGTGGTCCCGGCGTATTCTTTATTCGCACACCAATCAATGCACTACAGGCAGACGAACATTAA
- a CDS encoding CehA/McbA family metallohydrolase yields the protein MPVSCFLTLILCLVFTQATLAADPVIITEQLVHLRHSGDREWTTFPEQAQVKELFLRFNAKSNPRETVLFLRQQDVKQTWNVELNGKILGKLIRHEQDQHLLLPVPAGAVITGVNELRIYQSGKITPDDISVGEIVLLTEPVSEFLSEAQLSIQVTDKETKQGIPCRITIVDAEGTLVVTSAESNEHQAVRTGVIYTRDGETQFQLPAGEYTVYAGRGFEYGVDQRQLILKKGDQKKIELKIGREVNTSGYVSSDTHIHTLTHSGHGDCSMEERMLTLAGEHIEFPIATDHNKQINYEPLARKLKVRQYFTPVIGNEVTTKWGHFNVFPVREGGPVPDYQLPDWDGIFESILATPHVKAVILNHARDIHSKYRPFDPKNYLSLTGENLDGWRLQANAMEIINSGATQTEVLQLYRDWFGALNRGQFLTPVGCSDSHDVSRYIVGQSRTYIQADDQDSGKIDVNQTIQNFVDGKVLLSYGLLTQIKVNSRYGPGELVPQAKKWDVNLTVSGPSWVTAEQIQLYANGQLICSESIKSAKQGGIKWQGTWKLKQPSHDCFLVAVATGPGVSAPYWQFAKPYQPDSPEFESQVVGSTGAVWIDMDGDGQKTTAYEYAQGLVKQHAEDLKTLFKQLDRYDQAVVMQVASLLRMRGLEPFDPKLTKALRGASNAVQLGFALYGEAWRASQIARRTN from the coding sequence ATGCCGGTCTCCTGTTTTTTGACTCTGATACTTTGCCTGGTATTTACTCAAGCTACACTGGCCGCAGATCCGGTGATTATTACCGAGCAACTGGTTCATTTGCGCCACTCGGGGGACCGAGAATGGACAACGTTTCCGGAACAGGCACAGGTCAAAGAACTTTTCCTACGATTTAATGCAAAGTCAAATCCGAGGGAAACCGTTTTGTTTTTGCGTCAACAGGATGTCAAGCAGACCTGGAATGTCGAACTGAATGGCAAAATTCTGGGGAAACTGATTCGTCATGAACAGGATCAGCATCTGCTGTTACCGGTTCCAGCTGGCGCGGTAATAACAGGCGTCAATGAATTGCGGATATACCAGTCAGGCAAGATTACTCCTGATGATATCAGCGTGGGAGAGATAGTGCTTCTGACGGAACCGGTTTCTGAGTTTCTTTCGGAAGCACAATTATCAATCCAAGTGACTGACAAAGAAACAAAGCAGGGCATTCCCTGTCGTATTACCATTGTGGATGCTGAGGGGACGCTGGTGGTGACCTCTGCTGAATCCAATGAACATCAGGCGGTGAGGACAGGAGTGATTTATACCCGCGATGGGGAAACGCAATTCCAGTTACCAGCGGGTGAATATACTGTGTATGCCGGACGTGGTTTCGAATACGGAGTCGATCAACGGCAACTGATCCTGAAAAAAGGAGATCAGAAGAAAATCGAACTTAAGATTGGCCGGGAAGTGAATACATCGGGATATGTGAGCAGTGATACGCACATTCACACGCTAACCCATTCGGGGCACGGCGATTGTTCGATGGAAGAACGCATGCTGACCCTGGCGGGAGAGCACATCGAATTTCCCATTGCCACCGATCATAATAAGCAGATCAACTACGAACCACTCGCGCGAAAATTAAAGGTAAGGCAGTATTTCACGCCCGTAATTGGCAACGAAGTCACAACGAAATGGGGGCACTTCAATGTATTTCCTGTTCGGGAAGGGGGGCCGGTTCCCGATTATCAACTTCCCGACTGGGATGGAATCTTCGAGAGTATTCTGGCGACTCCTCATGTGAAAGCTGTGATTCTAAATCATGCCCGTGATATTCATTCCAAATACCGTCCATTCGATCCGAAAAATTACCTCAGCCTGACCGGCGAGAACCTGGATGGCTGGAGGTTACAGGCAAATGCGATGGAAATTATTAACTCGGGAGCAACACAGACGGAGGTGTTGCAGCTGTATCGTGACTGGTTTGGCGCCTTGAACCGCGGCCAGTTTCTGACACCCGTGGGTTGCAGCGATTCGCATGATGTCAGTCGCTATATCGTTGGTCAGTCTCGAACCTATATCCAAGCGGATGATCAGGATTCGGGGAAGATTGATGTCAACCAGACTATTCAAAACTTTGTCGATGGTAAGGTACTCCTTTCTTACGGACTGTTGACTCAGATCAAAGTGAATTCCCGGTATGGTCCGGGGGAACTTGTGCCTCAAGCGAAAAAATGGGATGTGAATCTGACAGTTTCAGGGCCCTCCTGGGTGACAGCAGAGCAGATCCAGCTTTATGCGAACGGGCAGTTAATTTGCAGTGAGTCGATCAAATCTGCTAAGCAGGGAGGCATTAAGTGGCAAGGGACCTGGAAACTGAAACAGCCATCACACGATTGTTTTCTGGTGGCGGTGGCGACGGGCCCCGGCGTGTCTGCGCCGTACTGGCAGTTCGCGAAACCTTACCAACCCGATTCTCCGGAATTTGAATCACAGGTTGTGGGCTCGACGGGAGCGGTCTGGATTGATATGGACGGCGATGGTCAAAAAACGACTGCTTACGAGTATGCGCAAGGACTGGTAAAACAGCATGCAGAAGATCTGAAAACATTGTTCAAGCAGCTGGACAGGTACGATCAGGCTGTCGTCATGCAGGTTGCCAGTCTGTTAAGAATGCGTGGTCTGGAGCCCTTCGATCCGAAGCTGACGAAAGCCCTGCGCGGCGCGTCGAATGCCGTGCAACTTGGATTTGCCCTGTATGGAGAAGCCTGGCGTGCCAGCCAGATCGCCCGCAGAACAAATTAA
- a CDS encoding PVC-type heme-binding CxxCH protein has product MMQNFRTSWLCLGWCLLTPAFVFAQKSDNPFREFIRPTEPLTPQSEQKSFTLPPGFEIQLFAAEPEIQKPLNMAFDIKGRLWITESSEYPHPVKPGEQGKDAIKILEDTNDDGRADKITTFVEGLNIPIGLYPYRNGVIAFSIPDICYYEDTDGDDHADKVTKLFGPMGFERDTHGMNNSFRRGFDGWLYANHGFNNQTRVSGSDGHVVKMQSGNTYRMRLDGSRIEHFTHGQVNPFGSTFDDNGNLFTADCHSKPIYQILRGGYYPSFGKPHDGLGFVKPMMEHLHGSTAIAGVEIISADQFPEDYQGDFFSGNVMTSRVNRNNPVYHGSTIIAQEEPDFLISSDPWFRPVDIRQGPDGALYVADFYNKIIGHYEVPLNHPGRDRFRGRIWRIVCKGKDHTPIDYSKMNVEQLIAALGTSNLTTRMLITDYLSDETELDVIEPLQKVALEAKQPTIVVHALWILFRRDALTDNLLAKAFASSSELVRIHAAKILAERNSWSPGNRQQVTDALRDENAFVQRAAAEALGLHPVTENIPALFALQKQIPADDHHLEYVTRRALMLQIRDSEIFKQLDWKTLSPKQSSELASLTLAVPTEQAALYLLRYLQTEKVNSVKLPDYFRHMVRYLPAEKLSKVIQLAQMRLPANLDLQVEIIKAVLQGYQQKGLRIDAALSGWASQLTEALLKQQETESVQWVNYPLGEESSENPWTLQQRASSDGKKSAPFFCSLPAGERATGRLISRPFAIPSELSFYLAGHTGFPRQPDNGFNYVQLRRVDDQRVLKRVSAPRNDLAQRVHWDLKAFAGMEGYLEVVDSDSGKAYAWLAIGRFQPEVISIPRESLQQQTNRWSAAASLVEQFKIHAARDDLVTLLAEPHLDPKLKNELASAVVALDRTDAFRPLFPLPVPRYPAADSFQQEVIQVVIEQRHDQIDVLLQRAFKMYPSRLQTDLADKVSQQPGGIERLIAFAEQGKMAAQLLAEPVIRNQIQQSADSELKRRAEKLLSALPPREKKTQENIAQHFKSHTGFELSVENGKVVFEKNCAICHQLAGKGAVVGPQLDGIGNRGLERLLEDVLDPNRAVDINFRTTTIITDAGRVFSGLKRREEGAVLVFIDNKGKEFTIPKNEIEEQQQSPLSLMPANLLEILTPQQLHDLLAYLLQNTKKETAAR; this is encoded by the coding sequence ATGATGCAGAATTTTCGGACTTCCTGGTTGTGTCTCGGCTGGTGTCTGCTGACGCCAGCTTTCGTATTTGCTCAAAAGTCGGATAATCCGTTTCGCGAATTCATTCGCCCGACAGAACCACTGACTCCCCAATCCGAGCAGAAGTCTTTCACACTGCCTCCCGGGTTTGAGATTCAGTTATTCGCGGCAGAGCCTGAGATTCAGAAACCATTAAATATGGCGTTTGACATTAAAGGCCGTCTCTGGATCACGGAATCTTCCGAATATCCTCACCCCGTTAAACCGGGAGAACAGGGGAAAGACGCAATTAAGATTCTGGAAGATACGAACGACGATGGTCGCGCAGACAAAATTACGACGTTTGTGGAAGGTCTGAATATTCCGATCGGCCTGTATCCGTATCGAAATGGGGTGATCGCTTTCAGCATTCCGGATATCTGCTATTACGAAGATACCGACGGAGATGACCACGCAGACAAAGTCACAAAGTTATTCGGCCCGATGGGCTTTGAACGCGATACACACGGCATGAATAATTCGTTTCGACGGGGCTTTGATGGCTGGTTATATGCGAACCATGGATTTAACAACCAGACCCGGGTGAGTGGCAGTGACGGGCATGTCGTTAAGATGCAGTCGGGGAATACTTATCGGATGCGGCTGGATGGTTCGCGGATTGAACATTTCACACACGGTCAGGTGAATCCGTTTGGTTCAACCTTTGATGATAATGGGAATCTGTTCACAGCCGACTGTCACTCAAAGCCGATCTATCAGATTCTACGCGGCGGATACTATCCGAGTTTTGGCAAACCGCATGATGGGCTGGGATTTGTGAAGCCTATGATGGAACATCTGCATGGTTCGACCGCGATTGCCGGTGTGGAAATTATTTCTGCTGATCAGTTTCCTGAGGACTATCAAGGCGATTTCTTCAGCGGGAATGTCATGACGAGCCGCGTGAACCGGAATAATCCTGTGTATCATGGTTCGACGATCATCGCGCAGGAAGAACCCGATTTTCTGATCTCGTCCGATCCCTGGTTTCGCCCGGTGGATATCCGACAGGGACCCGATGGTGCCCTTTATGTGGCCGACTTCTATAACAAGATTATCGGACATTATGAAGTCCCCCTCAATCATCCGGGACGGGATCGCTTTCGGGGACGCATCTGGCGGATTGTGTGTAAAGGCAAAGATCATACTCCGATTGACTATTCGAAGATGAACGTCGAGCAGTTAATTGCTGCCCTGGGTACTTCTAATCTGACGACACGCATGCTGATTACGGATTATCTTTCTGATGAGACGGAACTGGACGTGATAGAGCCGTTACAGAAAGTGGCACTCGAAGCGAAACAGCCGACGATCGTCGTGCATGCTCTATGGATATTGTTTCGCAGAGACGCGTTGACAGACAATCTTCTGGCGAAAGCGTTTGCCAGTTCTTCGGAACTGGTGCGAATTCATGCGGCAAAAATACTAGCGGAAAGAAACTCGTGGAGTCCAGGCAATCGTCAGCAGGTGACAGATGCATTGCGAGATGAAAATGCATTTGTGCAACGCGCTGCAGCAGAAGCGTTGGGACTGCACCCTGTGACAGAGAATATCCCTGCTCTCTTCGCTCTACAGAAACAGATTCCTGCAGACGACCATCATCTGGAATATGTTACGAGACGGGCTTTGATGCTGCAGATTCGGGATTCTGAAATCTTTAAACAGCTGGACTGGAAGACGTTGAGCCCGAAACAGAGTAGCGAACTGGCCTCGCTAACTCTGGCGGTTCCCACCGAGCAGGCGGCTCTCTATCTGCTTCGTTATCTGCAGACAGAAAAGGTGAATTCAGTGAAACTGCCGGATTACTTCAGGCATATGGTGCGATATTTACCAGCGGAGAAGTTATCCAAGGTGATTCAGCTGGCACAAATGCGACTGCCGGCAAACCTTGATTTGCAGGTGGAAATTATCAAGGCGGTATTGCAGGGATATCAGCAGAAAGGGTTGCGCATCGATGCTGCACTTTCGGGCTGGGCTTCTCAACTGACTGAAGCATTACTCAAGCAGCAGGAAACGGAGTCGGTGCAGTGGGTCAACTACCCGCTCGGTGAGGAGAGCAGTGAAAACCCTTGGACGTTGCAACAGCGAGCCTCTTCTGACGGGAAAAAGTCTGCTCCCTTTTTCTGCAGCCTGCCCGCTGGAGAACGGGCGACCGGACGACTGATCTCGCGTCCCTTTGCGATTCCTTCGGAACTGAGTTTCTATCTGGCTGGCCATACTGGTTTTCCCAGGCAGCCCGATAATGGATTCAATTATGTGCAATTGCGTCGTGTGGATGATCAACGTGTTCTGAAGCGGGTCTCTGCACCCCGGAATGATCTGGCTCAACGGGTGCACTGGGATTTGAAAGCGTTCGCAGGGATGGAAGGTTACCTGGAAGTGGTTGACAGTGATTCCGGCAAAGCCTATGCCTGGCTGGCGATCGGGCGATTTCAACCGGAAGTGATTTCCATTCCCCGCGAGAGTCTGCAGCAGCAGACCAACCGCTGGTCCGCTGCCGCCTCTCTGGTAGAACAGTTTAAAATCCATGCCGCCCGTGATGATCTTGTCACTCTTTTGGCTGAGCCACACCTCGATCCAAAATTGAAAAATGAACTTGCTTCAGCGGTAGTTGCCCTCGATAGAACTGACGCATTTCGTCCTCTGTTTCCGCTGCCGGTTCCACGATATCCTGCTGCAGACAGCTTTCAGCAGGAGGTGATTCAGGTAGTCATAGAGCAGAGGCACGATCAAATTGATGTACTGTTGCAGCGCGCATTCAAGATGTATCCTTCCCGTCTGCAGACTGATTTAGCTGACAAAGTGTCTCAACAGCCCGGCGGAATTGAGCGGCTGATTGCTTTTGCAGAACAAGGAAAAATGGCAGCGCAGCTGCTGGCAGAGCCTGTGATCCGAAATCAGATTCAACAGTCAGCCGATTCTGAGCTTAAACGTCGGGCGGAAAAACTACTCAGCGCTTTGCCTCCCCGCGAAAAAAAGACACAGGAAAATATTGCTCAACATTTCAAGTCGCATACTGGTTTTGAATTATCTGTGGAAAATGGAAAAGTGGTCTTTGAAAAAAACTGTGCCATCTGTCATCAACTGGCAGGCAAAGGTGCAGTTGTGGGACCTCAGCTGGATGGTATCGGGAATCGGGGGCTGGAGCGACTGCTGGAAGATGTGCTGGATCCGAATCGTGCAGTCGATATCAATTTTCGCACAACGACAATCATTACTGATGCCGGACGCGTATTTTCGGGTTTGAAACGACGGGAAGAAGGAGCGGTGCTGGTGTTTATCGATAATAAAGGGAAAGAATTTACAATCCCGAAAAACGAAATTGAGGAGCAGCAGCAGTCACCACTCTCGTTGATGCCTGCGAATCTACTGGAGATTCTAACACCCCAACAACTTCACGATCTGTTGGCTTACCTCCTGCAAAATACTAAAAAAGAAACAGCAGCTCGCTGA
- a CDS encoding 3-keto-disaccharide hydrolase, translating into MSIRYKILGWGLCLCAVCSLFSQSEVLAQKEIKPTKPKTLPKQLPRKEGSITDGAIVKIAPEDALHPGYTSLFNGKDFTGWKVPEGDNGHWKIVEGVIDYDAQSEAKEDKNLWTEKEYGDFILSLEWRIKETTGLYKVPIVLADGSELKDANGNMITVELPNADSGIYLRGTPKAQVNIWCWPIGSGEVYSYRRNQSVSPEVRAGVTPKTNADKPVGEWNKFIIIMVKDRLTVILNNEMVLENAQLPDVPEKGPIAFQHHGGKLKDGTFSPASSLMQFRNIYIKELD; encoded by the coding sequence ATGAGTATTCGATATAAGATTTTGGGCTGGGGATTGTGTTTGTGCGCCGTATGCTCCCTGTTCAGTCAGAGTGAAGTTCTTGCTCAGAAGGAGATCAAGCCGACTAAACCGAAGACATTACCAAAGCAACTGCCAAGAAAAGAGGGAAGTATTACCGATGGTGCGATTGTCAAAATCGCTCCTGAAGATGCTTTGCATCCGGGTTACACATCTCTATTTAACGGCAAAGACTTTACCGGCTGGAAAGTTCCAGAGGGAGACAACGGTCACTGGAAAATTGTGGAAGGAGTAATTGATTACGATGCGCAGAGCGAAGCCAAAGAGGATAAAAATCTCTGGACTGAAAAAGAGTATGGTGACTTCATTTTGAGCCTGGAATGGCGGATCAAAGAAACTACGGGCCTGTATAAAGTGCCCATCGTATTAGCCGATGGTTCAGAGTTAAAAGATGCGAACGGTAACATGATTACCGTGGAACTTCCGAATGCCGATTCAGGTATTTATCTGCGAGGCACACCGAAAGCCCAGGTCAATATCTGGTGCTGGCCCATTGGTTCGGGTGAAGTTTATTCATACCGTCGCAATCAATCGGTTTCTCCTGAAGTGCGAGCAGGCGTGACTCCCAAAACCAACGCTGACAAACCAGTGGGGGAATGGAACAAGTTTATTATTATCATGGTCAAGGATCGTCTGACCGTCATTTTGAACAATGAAATGGTTCTGGAAAACGCCCAACTGCCGGACGTTCCGGAAAAAGGACCGATTGCTTTTCAGCATCATGGTGGAAAATTGAAGGACGGGACATTCAGCCCCGCGAGCAGCCTGATGCAGTTTCGCAATATTTATATTAAAGAACTTGATTAA